The following proteins come from a genomic window of Neofelis nebulosa isolate mNeoNeb1 chromosome 5, mNeoNeb1.pri, whole genome shotgun sequence:
- the LOC131511501 gene encoding keratin-associated protein 6-2-like, protein MCCNYGNSCGYGCGYGYGCGYGPYYSWSYGPGYGCGYGSWYGCGSGCGYGCGYGSCCGYSPRYGCGCGYGSGCYGYQPFCYRRCYSSCC, encoded by the coding sequence ATGTGTTGCAACTACGGCAACTCCTGTGGCTATGGCTGTGGCTATGGCTACGGCTGTGGCTATGGCCCCTATTACAGCTGGAGTTATGGACCTGGCTATGGCTGTGGATATGGCTCCTGGTATGGCTGTGGCTCTGGTTGTGGATACGGCTGTGGATATGGCTCCTGCTGTGGCTACAGCCCCAGATATGGCTGTGGTTGTGGCTATGGCTCCGGCTGTTATGGTTACCAGCCATTTTGCTATAGAAGATGTTATTCTTCTTGCTGTTAG
- the LOC131511499 gene encoding keratin-associated protein 6-2-like, which yields MCCNYGNSCGYGCGYGYGCGYGPYYGCSYGPGYGCGYGCGYGSCCGYGPRYGCGCGYGSSCCGYRPFCYRRCYSSCC from the coding sequence ATGTGTTGCAACTACGGCAACTCCTGTGGCTATGGCTGTGGCTATGGCTATGGCTGTGGCTATGGTCCCTATTATGGCTGTAGTTATGGACCTGGCTATGGCTGTGGATATGGCTGTGGATACGGCTCCTGCTGTGGCTATGGCCCCAGAtatggctgtggctgtggctatggctccagctgctgtggcTACCGTCCATTTTGCTATAGAAGATGTTATTCTTCTTGCTGCTAG
- the LOC131511504 gene encoding keratin-associated protein 6-2-like, with translation MCCNYGSSCGYGCGYGPYYGCGYGTGYGCGYGRGCVCGYGSWYSCGSGCGYGSGYGCGYGSCCGYGTRYGCGCGYGSGCCGYRPFCYRRCYSSCC, from the coding sequence ATGTGTTGCAACTACGGCAGCTCCTGTGGCTATGGCTGTGGATATGGCCCCTATTATGGCTGTGGTTATGGAACAGGCTATGGCTGTGGCTATGGTAGGGGATGTGTCTGTGGATACGGCTCCTGGTACAGCTGTGGCTCTGGCTGTGGATATGGCTCAGGATACGGCTGTGGCTATGGCTCCTGCTGTGGCTATGGCACCAGAtatggctgtggctgtggctatGGCTCTGGTTGCTGTGGCTACCGGCCATTTTGCTATAGAAGATGTTATTCTTCTTGCTGCTAG
- the LOC131511503 gene encoding keratin-associated protein 21-1-like: MCCNYSNSCGYGCGCGYGCGCGPYYGCGYGLRYGCGYGSGYGCGYGSCCGYGTGYGCGYGYGSNFCGYRPFFYRRCYSSCW, translated from the coding sequence ATGTGTTGTAACTACAGCAACTCCTGTGGCTATGGCTGTGGATGTGGCTATGGCTGTGGATGTGGTCCTTATTATGGCTGTGGTTATGGCCTCCGTTATGGCTGTGGCTATGGCTCAGGATATGGCTGTGGCTATGGCTCCTGCTGTGGCTATGGCACTGGATATGGCTGTGGCTATGGCTATGGCTCCAACTTCTGTGGCTACCGGCCATTTTTCTATAGAAGATGTTATTCCTCTTGCTGGTAG
- the LOC131511502 gene encoding keratin-associated protein 21-1-like, with product MCCNYGNSCGYGCGCGYGCGCGPYYGCGYGLRYGCGYGSGYGCGYGSCCGYGTGYGCGYGYGSNFCGYRPFFYRRCYSSCW from the coding sequence ATGTGTTGCAACTACGGCAACTCCTGTGGCTATGGCTGTGGATGTGGCTATGGCTGTGGATGTGGTCCTTATTATGGCTGTGGTTATGGCCTCCGTTATGGCTGTGGCTATGGCTCAGGATATGGCTGTGGCTATGGCTCCTGCTGTGGCTATGGCACTGGATATGGCTGTGGCTATGGCTATGGCTCCAACTTCTGTGGCTACCGGCCATTTTTCTATAGAAGATGTTATTCCTCTTGCTGGTAG
- the LOC131511500 gene encoding keratin-associated protein 21-1-like: MCCNYGNSCGYGCGYGPYYGCSYGPGYGCAYGCGYGSCCGYGTRYGCGCGYGSGCCGYRPFCYRRHYSSCC, translated from the coding sequence ATGTGTTGCAACTACGGCAACTCCTGTGGCTATGGCTGTGGCTATGGCCCCTATTACGGCTGTAGTTATGGACCTGGCTATGGCTGTGCATATGGCTGTGGATACGGCTCCTGCTGTGGCTATGGCACCAGATACGGCTGTGGCTGTGGCTATGGCTCTGGTTGCTGTGGCTACCGGCCATTTTGCTATAGAAGACATTATTCTTCTTGCTGCTAG